A window from Pseudomonadota bacterium encodes these proteins:
- a CDS encoding ParB/RepB/Spo0J family partition protein: AARQLELELVPVRIIEAGKESGETIALQLTENLQREDLNPMDQAKGILAYIQAKHPDKNYDVDGVMNELVVYERRPGDQLEEIRETFSRISEISGKTIRTLYNELSLLKNPPEIQEAIRVGNLPVSQGYLFAANLDCPDLMQIFTNVIKTPVTNATLNNLLTAYKKVKPVPGVTKPLPMTKQIAILRSVESHIEMGFATYTRPDLEKLLDELRVFCALVELRIPIAPEPAPEKKRPPQV; this comes from the coding sequence AGCAGCCCGGCAGCTCGAACTTGAATTAGTACCGGTGCGGATCATAGAAGCAGGTAAGGAATCAGGCGAGACTATAGCCCTTCAACTTACGGAGAACCTCCAAAGGGAAGACCTGAATCCCATGGATCAGGCAAAGGGGATATTGGCATATATCCAGGCAAAACATCCTGACAAGAACTACGATGTGGATGGGGTGATGAATGAGCTGGTGGTCTACGAGCGGAGACCTGGAGACCAACTTGAGGAAATCCGTGAAACATTTTCACGGATTTCTGAAATCTCCGGAAAGACAATACGGACGCTGTATAACGAGCTTTCACTTTTGAAAAATCCTCCTGAAATTCAGGAAGCAATCCGGGTAGGAAATTTACCTGTCTCTCAGGGATATCTCTTCGCTGCCAACCTCGATTGCCCTGACCTCATGCAGATATTTACCAACGTTATAAAGACACCCGTCACCAATGCCACCCTGAATAATCTGCTTACAGCATACAAAAAGGTCAAGCCAGTCCCAGGTGTTACAAAGCCCCTACCTATGACAAAGCAAATTGCTATTTTACGATCCGTAGAGTCACACATTGAGATGGGCTTCGCAACATACACAAGACCCGACCTTGAGAAACTTCTTGATGAGCTTAGGGTTTTCTGTGCTTTAGTGGAACTGCGGATACCGATTGCCCCGGAACCTGCGCCGGAGAAGAAAAGGCCACCTCAGGTGTAA